One window of the Cryptococcus neoformans var. grubii H99 chromosome 12, complete sequence genome contains the following:
- a CDS encoding rho family protein: MAMQSIKCVVVGDGAVGKTCLLISYTTNSFPGEYVPTVFDNYSASVLVDGRPVSLGLWDTAGQEDYDRLRPLSYPQTDVFLVCFSIVSPPSFENVKTKWIPEIRHHAPTTPILLIGTKLDLRDDPVTLSRLKERRFQPIGFEMGVRCAREIGAVRYLEASSRTQKGLKNVFDEAIRAVLSPSARDAREKKKKKQQCLIL, from the exons ATGGCCATGCAGAGTATCAAAT GCGTCGTCGTCGGTGACGGTGCCGTCGGAAAG ACATGTCTCTTGATTTCATACACCACCAACTCTTTTCCCGGGGAATACGTCCCTACTGTGTTTGACAACTACTCTGCCAGCGTACTCGTTGATGGTCGGCCAGTCAGTTTGGGATTATGGGATACTGCCGGACAGGAAGACTATGA CCGGCTAAGACCACTATCCTACCCACAGACCGACGTATTCCTCGTCTGTTTCTCAATCGTCTCCCCACCAAGTTTCGAAAATGTCAAAACT AAA TGGATCCCCGAAATCCGGCACCACGCTCCAACTACCCCCATCCTTCTGATCGGCACCAAACTCGATCTCCGAGACGACCCTGTCACCCTCTCTCGTCTGAAAGAACGTCGTTTCCAACCGATCGGGTTTGAGATGGGTGTCAGATGTGCGAGGGAGATTGGGGCTGTTAGGTATTTGGAGGCTTCTAGTCGGAC gCAAAAAGGCTTGAAAAATGTATTCGACGAAGCGATCCGTGCGGTACTCAGTCCCTCTGCAAGGGACgcaagggagaagaagaagaagaaacagcAGTGTTTGATTCTCTGA
- a CDS encoding peptide alpha-N-acetyltransferase produces MSLPLARIRPVSLARARGAAAIHPALLRPTAFHLSRPFVLPLTATLSSRSFVSTPHIFNASPQASSQQNPNLGPSSSSDHKQQKRESGPKPGAGAGAETEPKSAYAKFKALSRKYGSWAVGMYFFLSTIDFSLCFLLVHSFGAERIAPLMDSAKAFYRSKRYGVDEAERMRVEDEREREEEMAAEKKEGKQAKSGWFGKTFWAEAVLAYTIHKTALLPFRAGLTVAWTPKFVGWLTKRGWVGKGGLTRAASHGREKVRGASDRMKVKVKRQ; encoded by the exons ATGTCCCTCCCCCTCGCTAGAATACGCCCCGTGTCTCTGGCCCGTGCACGTGGCGCAGCAGCTATACATCCCGCTCTCCTACGCCCTACTGCCTTTCACCTCTCTCGGCCGTTTGTCCTCCCCTTGACCGCTACCCTCTCCTCACGATCGTTTGTTTCCACCCCGCACATCTTCAACGCCAGCCCCCAAGCTTCCTCTCAACAAAATCCCAACTTGGGCCCGAGCTCCAGCTCTGACCACAAGCAACAAAAGAGAGAGTCTGGACCTAAACCCGGGGCCGGAGCCGGCGCCGAGACCGAACCAAAGTCAGCCTATGCAAAATTCAAAGCCCTCTCCAGGAAATACGGTTCCTGGGCTGTAGGCATgtacttcttcctctccactaTCGACTTTTCTCTCTGTTTCCTGCTCGTCCATTCCTTTGGCGCGGAGCGGATCGCGCCGCTGATGGATTCGGCGAAAGCGTTCTATAGGTCAAAGCGTTATGGGGTTGATGAAgcggagaggatgagggtcgaggatgagagggagagggaggaggagatggctgctgagaaaaaggagggaaagCAGGCGAAGAGCGGATGGTTTGGAAAGACGTTTTGGGCAGAAGCAGTCTTGGCGTATACGATACATAAGACGGCGTTGTTACCTTTTAGAGCAGGCCTGACCGTCGCCTGGACGCCAAAGTTTGTCGGGTGGTTGACCAAGAGGGGGTGGGTTGGCAAG GGCGGCTTAACGCGCGCAGCATCGCACGGGAGGGAAAAGGTCAGGGGCGCTTCAGACAGGATGAAGGTAAAGGTCAAGAGGCAGTAA
- a CDS encoding glycoprotein: protein MAGRWPLHPPREQHETPPPQQLPWGFRSWVGTRLAGFRICPCQGDFYLAVAPVYNTHVSLFPTPFPFPQPFLSTATQPSHRHSILPPQPTMLPLSLLPGLLALAPLARAQVTATFPNGATNPETPEFAPIGSYVNQSSDSRLISLNGVDDFCLWGPLNMSGGAANLIGNIEPEVVAYCTKPRNNARLIPDGVITAAHFIKTSLYVQIWGFWDATKIGIPDGDSGGELDPHGAENLGNPIGGNATSNVEGKDVFYEEWMSFISYDQFCLRICTAETSNVTAALQCEHELDIMGCAFVMAIDDFYNTNNSFTSCEGEPAAPPGLYPQANGSTSTFRQRFTGTWSNAETTDMFTVGQTVTPSSVAFYPATSNCYNYSTISNGIDTANWKVTATPSTLSGGSTIAVSSVGTTSQSPPPGISTSSPTSSSSGSTGSSSAGSSSSTGGSASTGAAAVDASGSSSAATKATTVQGQGVVVMGVAVVGMLFGAAVLL from the exons ATGGCTGGCAGGTGGCCGCTGCACCCGCCACGTGAGCAACACGAGACACCGCCTCCGCAGCAGCTGCCGTGGGGTTTCCGATCGTGGGTGGGTACCCGTCTCGCTGGTTTCCGGATTTGCCCCTGCCAAGGCGACTTCTACTTGGCGGTCGCGCCAGTATATAACACTCACGTCTCCCTATTCCCCaccccctttcccttcccgcaacccttcctttccaccGCAACCCAGCCCTCCCACCGCCACTCCATCCTCCCACCGCAACCTACCATGcttcccctctccctcctccccggCCTGCTCGCCCTCGCCCCGCTCGCACGGGCCCAGGTGACAGCTACCTTCCCCAACGGCGCCACGAACCCCGAGACGCCCGAGTTCGCCCCCATCGGCTCGTATGTCAACCAGTCCTCCGACTCGCGCCTCATCAGCCTCAACGGCGTCGACGACTTTTGTCTCTGGGGTCCCCTCAATATGTCTGGGGGCGCCGCCAATCTGATAGGGAATATCGAGCCGGAAGTGGTCGCGTACTGTACCAAACCGAGGAATAACGCGAGACTTATCCCAGATGGGGTTATCACTGCTGCCCAC TTTATCAAGACCTCGCTGTATGTCCAGATCTGGGGCT TCTGGGACGCAACCAAGATCGGTATT CCGGACGGCGACTCTGGCGGTGAGCTAGACCCCCATGGCGCTGAAAACCTCGGAAACCCAATTGGCGGGAATGCCACTTCCAATGTCGAGGGAAAGGATGTGTTTTACGAGGAATGGATGAGTTTT ATCTCGTACGACCAATTCTGTCTCCGTATCTGTACAGCCGAAACTTCCAACGTGACTGCCGCATTGCAGTGCGAGCATGAACTCGATATCATGGGCTGTGCGTTTGTCATGGCGATCGA TGACTTTTACAACACCAACAACTCTTTCACATCTTGCGAGGGCGAGCCCGCCGCCCCTCCCGGTCTCTACCCCCAGGCCAACGGGTCAACCTCGACTTTCCGTCAGCGATTCACCGGCACTTGGTCCAACGCCGAAACCACCGACATGTTTACTGTAGGACAAACTGTTACGCCTAGTAGTGTTGCTTT CTACCCGGCGACATCCAACTGCTATAACTACTCTACAATCTCTA ACGGCATCGACACAGCCAACTGGAAAGTAACAGCCACTCCTTCTACTCTCTCCGGTGGCTCCACCATCGCCGTCTCCTCTGTCGGCACCACCTCCCAatcccctcctcctggtatctccacctcttcgccaacttcctcttcttccggctCTACTGGTTCGTCGTCGGCCGGATCTTCCAGCTCCACTGGGGGCAGCGCGTCAACCGGTGCAGCCGCCGTCGATGCTTCCGGCTCATCCTCCGCTGCAACCAAGGCTACCACCGTCCAAGGACAAGGTGTCGTCGTGATGGGTGTCGCCGTTGTCGGCATGCTGTTTGGTGCTGCCGTCTTGCTTTAA